From Desulfuribacillus stibiiarsenatis, a single genomic window includes:
- a CDS encoding response regulator, producing the protein MEISLILADDHVVLRKGLVNLLSNHGFQIVAEVGDGIELIEVLKTSKADVVILDISMPKLGGLDAIEEIRKISDSIKIIMLTMHKDVEFLQRAISLGANGYVLKSTGEVQLVNAIKQVVSGEVAIDFGISEYIQEDFLGNLETHKSHPNDNLTVSLTSREVEILKLVAKGYTDKEISNRLYISVKTIEKHKTNIKKKIGVKRLAELIRYAVDRGFI; encoded by the coding sequence ATGGAAATTTCCTTAATTCTAGCAGATGACCACGTAGTTTTGCGTAAGGGTTTAGTAAATTTGCTGTCAAATCATGGTTTTCAAATTGTAGCTGAAGTAGGTGATGGGATAGAGCTGATAGAGGTTTTGAAAACTTCTAAAGCTGATGTTGTTATACTTGATATTTCAATGCCAAAGCTCGGTGGATTAGATGCTATTGAAGAGATTAGGAAAATATCTGATAGCATTAAAATCATCATGTTAACCATGCATAAGGATGTTGAATTTTTACAGAGAGCAATCAGTTTAGGTGCTAATGGATATGTTTTGAAAAGCACAGGTGAAGTTCAATTGGTAAATGCCATTAAGCAAGTTGTTAGCGGTGAGGTTGCAATAGATTTTGGAATTAGTGAATATATTCAAGAGGATTTTTTGGGGAATCTTGAGACGCATAAATCACATCCGAATGATAATCTGACAGTTTCATTAACATCTAGAGAAGTCGAAATTTTAAAATTAGTAGCCAAGGGATATACGGATAAAGAAATTTCAAATCGGCTGTACATTAGTGTAAAAACAATTGAAAAGCATAAAACAAATATAAAAAAGAAAATAGGAGTTAAAAGGTTAGCGGAGCTTATACGTTATGCTGTTGATCGAGGATTCATTTAA
- the selD gene encoding selenide, water dikinase SelD, whose translation MRSTDLTQVLRTLNPETDQNIIAGVGEDALAYSYKNSLLVQSVDFITPVVDDPYIFGLIAAANSLSDIYAKGATPLIALNIVCFPTNTLPLHYLEDILKGGQDKCKEAGVIIGGGHTIDDYCPKYGLSVTGKAELNHFYSKSMAKPGDHIYLTKPLGFGIYTAAIDRKYISEQQTEEFITHAVQLNKYASEAMKQGTIHASTDVTGYGLIGHLLEIAINSNVSMNIDCRYIPYLSDTFFLAEKGAASEGLRNNLLAYRHQVEHLSPLSVIEEWLLHDPQTSGGLLFTVPETEALELEYRFIKNNLPLYKIGAVTEKRELPIYVQYRFL comes from the coding sequence ATACGGTCGACTGACCTTACGCAGGTCTTGCGTACACTCAATCCAGAAACAGATCAGAATATAATTGCAGGCGTTGGCGAAGATGCTTTAGCATATTCATACAAGAACTCTTTACTCGTCCAAAGCGTAGATTTTATTACTCCAGTAGTTGATGACCCATACATTTTTGGGTTGATTGCTGCCGCTAATTCTTTAAGTGACATCTATGCCAAAGGGGCAACCCCATTGATTGCTCTCAATATCGTGTGTTTTCCAACAAATACTTTACCACTTCATTACCTGGAAGACATCCTCAAGGGTGGTCAAGATAAATGCAAAGAAGCGGGAGTCATAATAGGTGGGGGCCATACAATCGACGATTATTGCCCAAAATACGGTCTATCTGTAACCGGTAAAGCAGAATTAAATCACTTTTATTCTAAATCAATGGCAAAACCTGGTGACCATATCTATCTAACAAAACCATTAGGTTTTGGTATATATACAGCAGCTATTGATCGAAAATACATTAGTGAGCAACAAACTGAAGAATTCATTACCCATGCTGTTCAATTAAATAAATACGCCTCTGAAGCTATGAAACAAGGAACAATCCATGCCAGTACCGATGTAACTGGCTATGGTTTAATCGGACATTTGTTAGAAATTGCTATAAATAGTAATGTTTCAATGAATATCGATTGCAGGTATATCCCTTACCTATCTGACACATTTTTTTTAGCAGAAAAAGGAGCTGCTTCAGAAGGCTTGCGAAATAATTTATTGGCTTATAGACATCAAGTAGAGCATCTGTCCCCCTTATCTGTCATCGAGGAATGGTTGTTACACGATCCACAAACTTCGGGTGGTTTATTGTTTACAGTCCCAGAAACTGAGGCTCTCGAACTTGAATACCGTTTTATAAAGAACAATTTGCCGTTATATAAAATAGGTGCTGTAACGGAAAAAAGAGAGTTACCGATTTATGTTCAATATCGGTTTCTATAA